The following proteins are encoded in a genomic region of Bernardetia sp. MNP-M8:
- a CDS encoding bifunctional 3,4-dihydroxy-2-butanone-4-phosphate synthase/GTP cyclohydrolase II: MKTNNSEIKLDTIEEAIADLKAGKFVIVVDDEDRENEGDFICAAECITPEMVNFVLKEARGVLCMALTQERCDELGINLMVGKNTDPKQTAFTVTVDLLGHGCTTGVSTHDRAATIKAITDPNMKPEDFGRPGHINPLKAREGGVLRRAGHTEAAVDLAKLAGFKPIGVLIEVMDDDGSMARLPKLREVADKFDMKLITIKDLIEYRLANDSLIDKEVDVKMPTKWGDFQLHAYTQKDTGDTHLALVKGEWEKDEPVLVRVHSSCVTGDILGSLRCDCGDQLQQAMKFVEQEGKGVVLYMNQEGRGIGLVNKLKAYKLQEQGYDTVEANEKLGFKMDARDYGVGAQILRDLGVSKIKLISNNPKKRVGLIGYGLEIVENVAIEIKANPHNEKYLTTKRDKLGHTILKGK, from the coding sequence ATGAAAACTAACAATTCAGAGATAAAATTAGATACTATCGAAGAAGCAATTGCTGACCTAAAAGCTGGCAAATTTGTAATCGTAGTAGATGATGAAGATAGAGAAAATGAAGGCGATTTTATTTGTGCTGCCGAATGTATCACACCTGAAATGGTCAATTTTGTTTTAAAAGAAGCTCGTGGAGTTCTTTGTATGGCACTTACACAAGAGCGTTGTGATGAGCTTGGAATTAATTTGATGGTTGGTAAAAATACTGACCCAAAACAAACAGCATTTACTGTTACAGTTGATTTATTAGGACACGGCTGTACAACAGGCGTTTCGACACACGATAGAGCAGCCACCATAAAAGCCATCACAGACCCAAACATGAAACCCGAAGATTTCGGCAGACCTGGGCATATTAATCCTCTCAAAGCTAGAGAAGGTGGTGTTTTGCGTCGTGCAGGGCATACGGAAGCTGCTGTGGATTTGGCAAAATTAGCAGGCTTTAAGCCCATTGGTGTTTTGATAGAAGTAATGGATGATGATGGCTCAATGGCTCGCCTTCCTAAACTTAGAGAAGTTGCTGATAAATTTGATATGAAACTCATCACTATCAAAGATTTGATTGAGTATCGTCTTGCAAATGATTCACTTATAGACAAAGAAGTTGATGTCAAAATGCCTACTAAATGGGGCGATTTTCAGCTTCACGCCTATACACAAAAAGACACAGGCGATACACACTTGGCACTTGTAAAAGGAGAATGGGAAAAAGATGAACCTGTTTTGGTTCGGGTTCACTCTTCATGTGTAACTGGCGATATTTTGGGTTCTTTACGCTGTGATTGTGGCGACCAACTCCAACAAGCCATGAAATTTGTAGAACAAGAAGGCAAAGGAGTTGTTTTGTATATGAATCAAGAAGGGCGAGGAATCGGACTTGTAAACAAACTCAAAGCCTACAAACTACAAGAACAAGGTTATGATACCGTAGAAGCAAATGAGAAGCTAGGCTTCAAAATGGATGCTAGAGATTACGGAGTAGGAGCGCAAATTTTGAGAGATTTAGGAGTAAGCAAAATAAAACTAATCTCTAATAATCCTAAAAAGCGTGTTGGTCTTATTGGTTATGGATTAGAAATAGTCGAAAATGTAGCCATTGAAATAAAAGCTAATCCTCACAATGAAAAATATCTTACTACAAAAAGAGATAAATTAGGACATACTATTTTGAAGGGGAAGTAA
- the udk gene encoding uridine kinase, protein MKKPYLVGITGGSGSGKTYFLSRLMKSINPNDVCLISQDNYYRPREEQPIDENGVSNFDTPQSIDHQQFSKDIAELCAGKTVYKEEYTFNNPNIVPKQLVFEPKPIIIVEGLFVFYHKTISDLLDLKLFVEATDPVKIKRRIMRDNKERGYDLEDVLYRYVMHVSPAYERYVRPYKENTDIIVPNNHTCDIALEVVINHLKKKLHIPSKSQSIIKTKSQIK, encoded by the coding sequence ATGAAGAAACCGTATTTAGTTGGCATTACAGGAGGAAGTGGTTCTGGGAAAACCTACTTTTTGAGTCGTTTAATGAAAAGCATCAATCCAAATGATGTATGCTTGATTTCACAAGACAATTATTATCGCCCTAGAGAAGAACAACCTATAGATGAAAATGGAGTGTCTAATTTTGACACCCCACAATCTATTGACCACCAACAGTTTAGCAAAGACATTGCAGAACTTTGTGCAGGCAAAACTGTCTATAAAGAAGAATATACGTTCAATAATCCAAACATAGTACCGAAACAATTAGTATTCGAACCTAAGCCAATTATCATTGTAGAGGGTCTTTTTGTATTCTATCATAAAACAATTTCTGATTTATTAGATTTGAAATTGTTTGTAGAAGCAACTGACCCAGTAAAGATAAAAAGGCGTATTATGAGAGATAATAAAGAACGTGGTTATGATTTAGAAGATGTTCTTTATAGATATGTGATGCATGTTTCGCCTGCTTACGAACGTTATGTCCGTCCATACAAAGAAAATACAGATATTATTGTTCCTAATAATCATACTTGCGATATTGCACTTGAAGTAGTAATTAATCATCTTAAAAAGAAATTACATATTCCTTCAAAATCTCAATCAATTATAAAAACAAAATCTCAAATCAAGTAA
- a CDS encoding DinB family protein yields the protein MQLLKTTRTNFLNLLNEFSLEQINQIPKGFSNNLVWNFGHLVVTQQLLCYKLSGNEMYISDELINKYRKGTKPEADASQAEVDELKKLAFDLIDKFEKDYSESKSMFDSYSEYPTSYNYTLKSIEDAINFNNTHEGVHYGYALALRKAIK from the coding sequence ATGCAACTCCTAAAAACCACTCGCACAAACTTTTTAAATCTATTGAATGAATTTTCATTAGAGCAAATCAATCAAATTCCAAAAGGATTTTCTAATAATCTAGTTTGGAATTTTGGACATCTTGTCGTTACACAGCAGCTTTTGTGTTACAAACTTTCTGGAAATGAAATGTATATTAGTGATGAACTCATTAATAAATATAGAAAAGGAACAAAACCAGAAGCTGATGCCAGTCAAGCAGAAGTAGATGAACTCAAAAAACTAGCTTTCGATTTAATTGATAAATTTGAGAAAGATTATTCAGAAAGTAAATCTATGTTTGATTCTTATTCTGAATATCCAACAAGTTATAATTATACTTTGAAAAGTATTGAAGATGCAATAAATTTTAATAATACACATGAAGGTGTGCATTATGGTTATGCGTTGGCTTTGAGGAAGGCTATCAAATAA
- a CDS encoding ribonuclease Z, translated as MIFELTILGANAAIPAHGRFPTSQVLCINHRYYMIDCGEGAQIQLFRNKIKINKIHAIFISHLHGDHYLGLMGLLNTMNLRGRTEPLYLCAPKGLQEIIILQLKYSYAVLNYSLHFVETNQEESVFLFEDEKVTVHTIPLLHRIPCCGFLFREKEKDKNLIKEKIPTDLPVAGRIALKKGESFEYNNQILKNEEYTYAPNKRRSYAFCSDTVYLPSSPLIEIIQNVDLLYHEATFTQVHEKRAAQTFHSTGQQAALIAKEANVDKLILGHFSTRYYDLLPVLEEAQAVFPNSALAIEGETFPVNE; from the coding sequence GTGATTTTTGAACTTACTATATTAGGTGCAAATGCTGCTATTCCTGCACACGGACGTTTTCCTACTTCTCAGGTTTTGTGTATCAATCATAGATATTATATGATTGACTGTGGAGAAGGTGCACAAATACAGTTATTTAGAAATAAAATAAAAATTAATAAAATACATGCCATTTTTATAAGTCATCTTCATGGCGACCATTATTTAGGACTTATGGGACTTCTAAACACCATGAATTTGCGTGGAAGAACCGAACCTCTCTATTTGTGTGCACCCAAAGGTTTACAAGAAATAATTATTTTGCAGCTCAAATATTCTTATGCAGTTCTTAATTATTCGCTTCATTTTGTGGAAACGAATCAAGAAGAATCTGTATTTTTATTTGAAGACGAAAAAGTAACAGTTCATACAATTCCTTTATTGCATAGAATTCCGTGTTGTGGTTTTTTATTTAGAGAAAAAGAAAAAGATAAAAATCTAATCAAAGAAAAAATTCCAACTGATTTGCCTGTTGCTGGAAGAATTGCTCTTAAAAAGGGAGAAAGTTTTGAGTATAATAATCAAATTTTGAAAAATGAAGAGTACACTTATGCACCAAATAAGAGACGAAGTTATGCTTTTTGTTCGGATACTGTTTATTTGCCTTCTTCACCTTTGATAGAAATTATTCAAAATGTAGATTTGTTGTATCATGAGGCTACTTTTACACAAGTACATGAAAAACGGGCTGCACAAACTTTTCATTCTACAGGTCAACAAGCTGCTTTGATTGCTAAAGAAGCAAATGTAGATAAACTCATTTTAGGACATTTCTCTACTCGTTATTACGATTTATTACCTGTTTTGGAAGAGGCACAAGCTGTTTTTCCCAATTCTGCTTTAGCGATTGAAGGCGAAACATTTCCTGTAAACGAATAG
- a CDS encoding queuosine precursor transporter, translated as MKKIETNQKKQNLYIFLSGLFLTNALIAEVVGTKIFSLEKTLGVHPAQIKLPIWDSPLDFNLTAGVMLWPVVFVMTDIINEYYGKKGVRKISFLTAGFIAYAFFMIWVVTGLSPAAFWVEINNPLDINTAFNRIFLQSMGIIIGSLTAFLLGQIIDVVTFQWLRKFTGNKNLWLRATGSTLISQFIDSFVVLFIAFYFFGNPKWSFNQVVSVGIINYIYKFSIAILLTPTLYIVHYLIDSYLGKQTAKEMIEEASESELF; from the coding sequence ATGAAAAAAATAGAAACAAATCAAAAGAAACAAAATTTATATATCTTCTTGAGTGGATTGTTTTTGACAAATGCACTTATTGCTGAAGTAGTCGGAACAAAAATATTTTCATTAGAAAAAACTCTTGGTGTTCATCCTGCTCAAATAAAATTACCTATTTGGGATTCTCCCCTTGACTTTAATCTGACAGCTGGTGTGATGCTTTGGCCTGTTGTCTTTGTGATGACAGATATTATAAATGAATATTATGGTAAAAAGGGAGTTCGCAAAATATCTTTCCTTACAGCTGGTTTTATTGCTTATGCTTTTTTTATGATTTGGGTAGTTACTGGACTTTCTCCAGCAGCTTTTTGGGTAGAAATAAATAATCCATTGGATATAAATACGGCTTTTAATCGTATTTTTCTACAAAGCATGGGAATTATTATTGGTTCATTAACAGCTTTTTTATTAGGACAAATTATTGATGTAGTAACTTTTCAATGGCTACGAAAGTTTACAGGAAACAAAAACCTTTGGCTTCGTGCAACAGGCTCTACACTTATTTCTCAATTTATTGATAGTTTTGTAGTTTTGTTTATCGCTTTTTATTTTTTTGGAAATCCGAAGTGGAGTTTTAATCAAGTTGTTTCAGTCGGAATAATCAATTATATCTATAAGTTTTCTATTGCTATTTTACTTACTCCGACGCTTTACATTGTCCATTATTTAATAGATTCTTATTTGGGCAAACAAACAGCCAAAGAAATGATAGAGGAAGCAAGTGAGTCAGAATTGTTTTAA
- a CDS encoding TrkA family potassium uptake protein, whose amino-acid sequence MADKFAVIGLGHFGYAVARNLAARGAEVLAIDRDIERVESIKDDVAYAVALDATDIKALSSQNVADMDAVLVAIGENIEGLLLTTVQLLELNVKRIIARAMADQQRLILEKLGVKEILSPEDEVGKLVAEKLLNPNMKAFLPLPDNFSIVEIQAPRRIVNRKIGQVRFKDNYALDLITIKRVYEEYHDGRKFFAEHLINRPTNDIAIEQSDVLIVLGKSNDVEKFVELNR is encoded by the coding sequence ATGGCAGACAAATTTGCAGTTATCGGACTTGGACATTTTGGCTATGCAGTAGCACGAAATCTAGCAGCAAGAGGTGCAGAAGTGCTTGCCATTGATAGAGATATTGAACGGGTAGAATCCATAAAAGATGATGTAGCTTATGCTGTGGCACTTGATGCAACAGATATAAAAGCACTTAGTTCTCAAAATGTAGCTGATATGGATGCTGTTTTGGTAGCCATTGGAGAAAATATAGAAGGTCTTTTACTTACAACCGTTCAGCTTTTAGAACTAAATGTAAAACGAATTATTGCTCGTGCTATGGCAGACCAGCAGCGTTTGATTTTGGAAAAGCTAGGTGTAAAGGAAATTCTTTCTCCAGAAGATGAAGTAGGAAAGCTCGTTGCTGAAAAGCTACTAAATCCAAACATGAAAGCTTTTTTGCCTTTACCTGATAATTTTTCCATTGTAGAAATACAAGCACCTAGAAGAATTGTAAATAGAAAAATAGGTCAAGTTCGCTTCAAAGATAACTATGCATTAGACCTTATTACAATCAAACGAGTGTATGAAGAATACCACGACGGAAGAAAGTTTTTTGCCGAACATCTTATCAATAGACCAACAAATGACATTGCCATAGAACAATCTGACGTTTTGATTGTTCTAGGAAAATCAAATGATGTAGAGAAATTTGTAGAACTAAACCGATAA